In Candidatus Cloacimonadota bacterium, the following proteins share a genomic window:
- a CDS encoding CsgG/HfaB family protein, with amino-acid sequence MFETDLEECLSLLKQILTAGLLALMLMSLACSKNRSLYSQAAREYRRGELEASLNSSVELLQRKPDYYKAQKLVKKTYPRLLEEGEQRLLELGEAPPEQKWDRNVEEFARLAGYENQVRKIDPLVNPKTGEKYNFEYRGYQDKLNQSRLTAAEYHYQKALEILGQSDAPDHQRKAAQEFQAALNHVPNYRDAAQLFTNSRRLATKRVAISVFEDKSGTRSKYGGLIDLLTDTLIAKLVQDKTVSEYWDIVSRDQIEALLTEQLYGNTEVPQAENSNELSRLLGAHEIMTGKIIQVNYVPERTSELELRETKNMITGKEKYTTDKGKVREREVKEDVTCVYKRYTKTASVRITATFSLIDVKTGVTKNGDTVTAEYPWTDVWGRVVNGGDERVLSAEALALIQKEEPFPPAEMDMVNFALDKLSDEIVARVRAYVSR; translated from the coding sequence ATGTTTGAAACTGATCTGGAGGAATGCTTGTCGCTGCTCAAACAAATACTGACTGCCGGCCTGCTGGCGCTCATGCTGATGAGCCTGGCCTGCAGTAAAAACAGGAGTCTGTACAGCCAGGCGGCGCGGGAATACCGGCGCGGCGAACTGGAAGCCTCCCTGAACAGCAGCGTGGAGCTGTTGCAGCGCAAGCCTGACTACTACAAGGCCCAGAAGCTGGTCAAAAAAACCTATCCCCGTTTGCTGGAGGAAGGCGAGCAGCGGTTACTGGAGCTCGGCGAAGCGCCCCCGGAACAAAAATGGGACCGCAACGTGGAGGAATTCGCGCGCCTGGCCGGCTATGAAAACCAAGTGAGAAAGATCGACCCGCTGGTGAATCCCAAAACCGGCGAGAAATACAACTTTGAGTACCGCGGCTATCAGGACAAGCTGAACCAGAGCAGGCTCACCGCGGCGGAATACCACTATCAGAAGGCTTTGGAGATCCTCGGGCAGAGCGACGCTCCGGACCATCAGAGAAAGGCGGCGCAGGAATTTCAGGCCGCTCTAAACCATGTGCCCAACTACCGCGACGCGGCCCAGCTTTTCACCAACTCCCGGCGGCTGGCCACCAAACGCGTGGCCATCTCCGTTTTTGAAGACAAATCCGGCACCCGCAGCAAATACGGCGGCCTCATCGACCTGCTCACCGACACCCTGATCGCCAAGCTGGTGCAGGACAAAACGGTGAGCGAGTACTGGGATATAGTGAGCCGCGACCAGATCGAGGCCCTGCTCACCGAGCAGCTGTACGGAAACACGGAAGTACCGCAGGCTGAGAACAGCAACGAACTGAGCCGGCTGCTGGGCGCCCACGAGATCATGACCGGCAAGATCATCCAGGTGAATTACGTGCCCGAACGCACCAGCGAACTGGAACTGAGGGAAACCAAAAACATGATCACCGGCAAGGAAAAATACACCACGGACAAAGGCAAGGTGCGTGAGCGCGAGGTGAAAGAGGACGTTACCTGCGTTTACAAGCGCTACACCAAAACCGCTTCCGTGCGGATCACGGCCACTTTCAGCCTGATCGACGTGAAGACCGGCGTGACCAAAAACGGTGACACTGTGACCGCGGAATACCCCTGGACGGATGTTTGGGGCAGAGTGGTGAACGGTGGTGACGAGCGGGTGCTTTCGGCTGAAGCGCTGGCCCTCATCCAAAAGGAAGAACCCTTTCCCCCCGCGGAAATGGACATGGTGAATTTCGCCCTGGACAAGCTCAGCGACGAGATCGTGGCCAGGGTCCGCGCCTACGTCAGCCGTTAA
- a CDS encoding NAD-dependent epimerase/dehydratase family protein — translation MKNILVLGAAGQIGSELVPYLRKIYGGQNVVATYRSTPLIPEIMEGGPCENMDALEAEKMFEVVKKYHVDTIINLVAVLSAVGEAKPTLAWKINMDSMINSLEVAKATGGAVFLPSSIGAFGPSTPMDNTPQDTLMRPSTIYGISKVAAELLGDYYHVKFGVDTRGLRYPGIISNVTLPGGGTTDYAVEIYYEAIRNKSYTCNLGAGTFLDMMYMPDALRALVELMEADPAKLRHRNCFNVSAMSFDPEMIAAEIKKHIPEFRLEYDVDPVKQAIANSWPNSMDHSAAQQEWGWKPEYDLAGMTKDMLSILAARLG, via the coding sequence ATGAAAAACATCCTTGTCCTCGGAGCAGCCGGCCAGATCGGATCGGAGCTGGTTCCTTACCTGAGAAAGATCTACGGCGGCCAAAACGTTGTGGCCACCTACCGCAGCACCCCCCTCATACCTGAGATCATGGAAGGCGGCCCCTGCGAAAACATGGACGCCCTGGAAGCGGAAAAGATGTTCGAAGTGGTGAAAAAATACCACGTCGACACCATCATCAACCTGGTGGCGGTGCTTTCCGCGGTGGGCGAAGCCAAGCCGACCCTGGCCTGGAAGATCAACATGGACAGCATGATCAACTCGCTGGAAGTGGCCAAAGCCACCGGCGGAGCGGTGTTTCTGCCCTCCTCGATCGGCGCTTTCGGACCCAGCACCCCGATGGACAACACCCCGCAGGACACGCTGATGCGCCCCAGCACCATTTACGGCATCTCCAAGGTGGCGGCCGAGCTTTTGGGCGACTATTACCACGTGAAATTCGGCGTGGACACCCGCGGCCTGCGCTATCCCGGCATTATCTCGAACGTGACGCTGCCCGGCGGCGGCACCACCGACTACGCCGTGGAGATCTATTACGAAGCGATCAGAAACAAAAGCTATACCTGCAACCTGGGAGCCGGGACTTTTTTGGACATGATGTACATGCCGGACGCCCTGCGCGCCTTGGTGGAGCTGATGGAAGCCGATCCCGCCAAACTGAGGCACCGCAACTGCTTCAACGTTTCCGCCATGAGCTTCGATCCAGAGATGATCGCCGCCGAGATCAAGAAACACATTCCCGAATTCCGCCTGGAATACGACGTGGACCCCGTGAAGCAAGCCATCGCGAACAGCTGGCCGAACTCCATGGACCACAGCGCCGCCCAGCAGGAATGGGGCTGGAAACCTGAATACGACCTGGCTGGAATGACCAAGGACATGCTGAGCATCCTGGCCGCCAGACTGGGATAA
- a CDS encoding Gfo/Idh/MocA family oxidoreductase → MLRIGIAGVGRLGRFHAGKFLADPRCALAGVYDIDATRGREAARDFKVTAFNSQAELLAACDAVDIAATTSAHYELAKAALLAGKPVFVEKPLCAELAAAEELVGLAEKLGLSIQVGHIERFNPVILAAEKHISAPLFIESTRISSFQPRGTDVSVVLDLMIHDIDLILDFVNSPLTAVRANGAGILTPSLDIANARLEFACGAVANVTSSRVALKQERQLRFFQKNAYVSLDLIARQGSVIKRGEDSETLLQKMMRGDTRVKPEELIHAQRLDPGPEARDALALELESWVDAILNSSKPLVDGEAGLRAMRAAALITDAINQQPKVNYG, encoded by the coding sequence ATGCTGCGAATCGGCATTGCCGGCGTTGGCCGTCTGGGACGTTTCCACGCCGGCAAATTTCTGGCCGATCCGCGCTGCGCGCTGGCCGGGGTTTACGATATCGACGCCACCCGGGGCCGGGAAGCCGCCCGCGATTTCAAAGTGACGGCTTTCAACAGCCAGGCGGAGCTGCTGGCCGCTTGCGATGCCGTGGACATCGCCGCCACCACCAGCGCCCACTATGAGCTGGCCAAAGCCGCTCTGCTGGCGGGAAAACCGGTGTTCGTGGAAAAACCGCTGTGCGCGGAACTGGCGGCTGCGGAAGAATTGGTCGGCCTGGCGGAAAAGCTGGGCCTGAGCATCCAGGTGGGCCACATCGAACGCTTCAATCCCGTGATCCTAGCAGCCGAAAAGCACATCAGCGCGCCGCTGTTCATCGAATCCACCCGAATATCAAGCTTTCAGCCCCGCGGGACCGACGTCTCGGTGGTGCTGGACCTGATGATCCACGACATCGACCTGATCCTGGATTTCGTGAACAGCCCGCTCACAGCAGTGCGCGCCAACGGGGCCGGCATCCTCACCCCCAGCCTGGACATCGCCAACGCCAGGCTGGAATTCGCCTGCGGGGCCGTGGCCAATGTCACCTCATCCCGCGTGGCCCTCAAGCAGGAACGCCAGCTGCGCTTTTTCCAAAAGAACGCCTATGTCTCCCTGGACCTCATCGCCAGGCAGGGCAGCGTGATAAAGCGCGGCGAAGATTCTGAAACTCTTTTGCAGAAAATGATGCGGGGCGACACCAGGGTGAAGCCGGAAGAGCTTATCCATGCCCAGCGCCTCGATCCCGGCCCGGAAGCGCGGGACGCTCTCGCGCTGGAGCTGGAGAGCTGGGTGGATGCCATTCTGAACAGCAGCAAACCTTTGGTGGACGGAGAGGCCGGCCTGCGGGCCATGCGTGCCGCGGCCCTGATCACCGACGCCATCAACCAACAACCCAAGGTCAACTACGGATGA
- the asnS gene encoding asparagine--tRNA ligase, which translates to MKSILITDIAAHLGKEITLRGWVRTIRHSGKLLFIVLRDGTGEVQCVAFQPELGEEMFETARRLTLESSVSISGTAKPHQKKEGQFELAISSVSPIQVAEDYPIGKKEHGPDFLLSNRHLWIRSSKQWAVLRIRHAVYYAICDWLNRNHFVRFDSPILTPNACEGTTTLFELDYFDEGKAYLSQSGQLYLETGIMSLGRVYDFGPVFRAERSKTRKHLTEFWMMDAEAAFVEHEENMQIQEGMIRHVIRTILQDCDAELTILERDKEALKAADAPFRKMTHREAIDYLRSQGSTIDHGSDLGAADEVLLTAGSPVPVFIEKWPKQIKAFYMKRDPQNPDLVLGSDLIAPEGFGEIIGGSQREDDHDLLLQRMQAENMPIEDYQWFLDLRKYGSVPHSGFGVGLERLVTWMSGIHHIRETIPFPRMIYRIYP; encoded by the coding sequence ATGAAAAGCATTTTGATAACCGACATCGCCGCCCACCTGGGCAAAGAGATCACCCTCCGGGGCTGGGTGCGCACCATCCGCCACAGCGGCAAGCTGCTGTTCATTGTGCTGCGCGACGGAACCGGCGAAGTGCAGTGCGTGGCCTTCCAGCCAGAGCTGGGGGAGGAAATGTTTGAAACCGCCAGGCGCCTCACCCTGGAATCCTCCGTGAGCATCAGCGGCACCGCCAAGCCGCATCAGAAAAAGGAAGGGCAGTTCGAGCTGGCGATCAGCTCCGTCTCCCCCATCCAGGTGGCCGAGGATTATCCCATCGGCAAAAAAGAGCACGGGCCCGATTTTCTGCTTTCGAACCGCCATCTATGGATCCGCTCTTCCAAACAGTGGGCCGTGCTGCGCATCCGCCACGCCGTCTACTACGCCATCTGCGACTGGCTGAACCGGAACCACTTCGTGCGCTTCGATTCGCCCATCCTCACCCCCAACGCCTGCGAAGGCACCACCACCCTCTTTGAGCTGGACTATTTCGACGAAGGCAAGGCCTACCTTTCCCAATCCGGCCAGCTCTACCTGGAAACAGGGATCATGAGCCTGGGCCGGGTTTACGACTTCGGTCCGGTCTTCCGGGCCGAACGCTCCAAAACCCGCAAACACCTTACGGAATTCTGGATGATGGATGCCGAGGCGGCCTTCGTGGAACACGAGGAAAACATGCAGATCCAGGAAGGAATGATCCGCCACGTGATCCGCACCATTTTGCAGGACTGTGACGCCGAACTCACCATCCTGGAACGGGACAAGGAAGCGCTCAAAGCGGCTGACGCGCCTTTCAGGAAGATGACCCACCGCGAGGCCATCGATTATCTGCGCTCCCAGGGCAGCACGATAGACCACGGCAGCGATCTGGGCGCGGCGGACGAAGTGTTGCTCACCGCCGGTTCGCCCGTGCCCGTCTTCATCGAAAAATGGCCCAAGCAGATCAAAGCCTTTTATATGAAACGCGATCCCCAAAACCCTGATCTGGTGCTTGGCAGCGACCTCATCGCCCCTGAAGGTTTCGGCGAGATCATCGGCGGCTCCCAGCGCGAAGACGACCACGACCTCCTGCTACAGAGGATGCAGGCTGAAAACATGCCCATCGAAGATTATCAGTGGTTTCTGGACCTGCGCAAATACGGCAGTGTGCCCCACAGCGGTTTCGGGGTGGGCCTGGAGCGCCTGGTAACCTGGATGAGCGGCATCCACCACATCCGTGAAACCATACCTTTCCCCAGGATGATCTATCGGATCTATCCCTGA
- a CDS encoding PLP-dependent aminotransferase family protein, with translation MNYPNSFSRVTSAMKSSLIRELVASTKNIEGLISFAGGFPSPQTFPSAQLADIFRDVVLNEGRDVLQYGASEGDSLLKQQLLRWEGYDLSPDEMVITVGATNALYYYGKTLVDPGDVVLCEAPTFLGSLVAFDALEADCQSVAFDEDGIIMEQLENKVRALRQQGKKIKFIYIIPDFHNPGGISYSLQRRRELIRFCLDHEIPIVEDNPYSRLRYSGEPLPTFYRLAREEFGGAPIVTEIVSFSKILGPGMRVAYAKGDRNLISKMVSWQQKINITPDCVAQRAVARFLEQGLMDPHIETIRAFYAPYLQKMLSDLQAFMPANVHWTKPQGGIFLWMTLPENVNADELFVRAAQHKVSFIPGSKFYPEGQELFNTLRLNFSFATPDQIETGIQRLAELMV, from the coding sequence ATGAACTACCCCAATTCCTTTTCCAGGGTGACGAGCGCGATGAAATCCTCGCTGATCCGCGAACTGGTGGCCTCCACCAAGAACATTGAGGGCCTGATCTCATTCGCCGGCGGCTTTCCCTCGCCCCAAACCTTTCCTTCGGCCCAACTGGCGGATATTTTCCGCGACGTGGTGCTAAATGAAGGCCGCGACGTGCTGCAATACGGCGCCAGCGAAGGCGACAGCCTGCTGAAGCAACAACTGCTGCGGTGGGAGGGATACGACCTCAGCCCGGATGAGATGGTGATAACCGTGGGCGCCACCAACGCCCTCTACTACTACGGCAAAACGCTGGTCGATCCCGGCGACGTGGTGCTTTGCGAAGCGCCCACCTTTCTGGGCTCGCTGGTGGCCTTCGACGCCCTGGAAGCAGATTGCCAGAGCGTTGCCTTCGATGAGGACGGCATCATCATGGAGCAGCTGGAAAACAAAGTGCGCGCCCTGCGCCAGCAAGGCAAAAAGATCAAGTTTATCTACATCATTCCCGATTTCCACAATCCCGGCGGCATCAGTTACAGCCTTCAGCGGCGGCGGGAACTGATCCGCTTCTGCCTGGACCACGAGATCCCCATCGTGGAAGACAACCCCTATTCCCGCCTCCGCTACAGCGGCGAGCCGCTTCCCACCTTCTACCGCCTGGCGCGCGAGGAATTTGGCGGCGCCCCCATCGTCACCGAGATCGTCTCGTTTTCGAAGATCCTCGGCCCCGGCATGAGGGTGGCTTACGCCAAGGGTGACAGGAACCTGATCTCCAAAATGGTTTCCTGGCAGCAGAAGATCAACATCACCCCGGATTGCGTGGCCCAGAGGGCGGTCGCCCGCTTTCTGGAGCAAGGCCTGATGGATCCGCACATCGAGACCATCCGCGCTTTCTACGCCCCCTATCTGCAAAAGATGCTTTCCGACCTTCAGGCCTTCATGCCCGCCAACGTTCACTGGACCAAGCCACAGGGAGGCATTTTCCTCTGGATGACCCTGCCGGAGAACGTTAACGCGGATGAACTGTTCGTCCGCGCCGCGCAGCACAAGGTTTCCTTCATTCCCGGCTCCAAGTTCTATCCCGAGGGCCAGGAACTCTTCAACACCCTGAGGCTCAATTTCAGTTTCGCCACTCCGGATCAGATCGAAACAGGCATCCAGCGCCTGGCGGAACTGATGGTTTGA
- a CDS encoding LysM peptidoglycan-binding domain-containing protein — MRITDKPLNRWLPLLALLLVLLPALLGAEMITHRVVSGDTLYNISKRYGVSIEDIKNLNNLRDNTISLNQVLKIKDVDPYAAVVTEPEPVSGFTARAKLPADQDTPLFSAGIDAEGNWLNIRRLPANALHAEDAAGNRYYAGVFSGKMDFGQFNLQARTTQSGLTDSWLACQDSAGKWLWAKLLAPVTEDWEPRLALAVGLSGSVCVAGAFRGEIDLNTEKFQSAGGGDIWLARFDNGGNPLWQRQAACSGTASKPALVMDASGILCLAGEFSGTLSLGTLSISSGGETDIFASSLDPAGSWLWAQKTDGAKTESLRKLTLTEDGAFIIGGSSTGNLTLGSGNVGSKPDPAGNVLFISRLGADGAWNWGSRVQQLSAECRKKCFDTDANGNTWFADNLYGNPLPNPIYEGAMSVISSLNLLDSKGKKLWTRAVEGTDVSIDWISAGRQRDVFVAGTFSGSLTLGSSKFSAEGQRAQFYARFDADGKCLWARKWLGTELHFLETDPTGNLYLVAKYRPYIDAGGEPFYLNQEEGKLFVAGLDEEGNWLWTAQTDSRLALDLLGAEFDPKGNLRVTGSCSGEMSFGALSP, encoded by the coding sequence ATGCGCATTACAGACAAACCCCTGAACCGCTGGCTTCCGCTGCTGGCGCTGCTGCTGGTTCTGCTGCCGGCCTTGCTGGGCGCGGAAATGATCACCCACCGGGTGGTTTCCGGCGACACGCTCTACAACATCAGCAAACGCTACGGCGTGAGCATTGAAGACATCAAGAACCTGAACAACCTGCGCGACAACACCATCAGCCTCAACCAGGTGCTCAAGATCAAGGATGTGGATCCCTATGCCGCGGTGGTCACAGAGCCGGAACCTGTGAGCGGATTCACCGCCAGGGCAAAGCTTCCCGCGGATCAAGACACCCCCTTGTTTTCCGCCGGCATCGATGCCGAGGGCAACTGGCTGAACATCCGCCGGCTGCCGGCCAACGCCCTGCACGCCGAAGACGCTGCCGGCAACCGTTATTACGCCGGCGTTTTCTCTGGTAAAATGGATTTCGGGCAGTTCAACCTACAGGCGCGAACCACCCAAAGCGGCCTCACGGACAGCTGGCTGGCCTGTCAGGACAGCGCCGGTAAATGGCTCTGGGCCAAGCTTCTGGCCCCCGTCACCGAGGACTGGGAACCGCGGCTGGCCCTGGCTGTGGGACTCTCGGGCTCGGTATGCGTGGCCGGAGCGTTCAGGGGCGAGATCGACCTCAACACAGAAAAATTCCAGTCCGCGGGGGGCGGCGACATCTGGCTGGCCAGATTCGACAATGGTGGCAACCCACTCTGGCAGAGGCAGGCAGCCTGTTCGGGAACCGCCTCCAAGCCCGCCCTGGTGATGGACGCCAGCGGCATCCTCTGCCTGGCCGGGGAATTCAGCGGCACTCTCAGCCTGGGAACCCTGAGCATCTCTTCCGGCGGCGAGACCGATATCTTCGCGTCCAGCCTCGATCCAGCCGGCAGCTGGCTTTGGGCGCAAAAGACCGACGGAGCCAAAACCGAGTCCCTGCGCAAACTGACCCTGACGGAAGACGGCGCCTTCATCATTGGCGGCTCCAGCACCGGCAACCTGACCCTGGGTTCGGGCAATGTGGGTTCCAAGCCCGATCCCGCCGGCAACGTCCTGTTCATCTCGCGCCTCGGCGCCGACGGGGCCTGGAATTGGGGCAGCCGGGTGCAGCAGCTCTCCGCAGAATGCCGCAAAAAATGTTTCGACACCGATGCCAACGGCAACACCTGGTTCGCGGACAACCTTTACGGCAACCCTCTGCCCAACCCCATCTACGAAGGCGCCATGAGCGTGATTTCCAGCTTGAACCTGCTGGACAGCAAGGGGAAAAAACTCTGGACCCGCGCCGTGGAGGGAACGGACGTTTCCATCGATTGGATCAGTGCCGGACGCCAGAGGGACGTGTTTGTGGCCGGAACTTTTTCCGGCAGCCTCACCCTGGGCAGCTCGAAGTTTTCCGCGGAAGGCCAGAGGGCCCAGTTTTACGCCCGCTTCGATGCCGACGGCAAATGCCTTTGGGCCCGCAAATGGCTGGGAACGGAACTTCACTTTCTGGAAACGGATCCCACCGGAAATCTCTATCTGGTGGCCAAATACAGGCCCTATATCGATGCTGGCGGAGAACCCTTCTATCTGAACCAAGAGGAAGGAAAGCTTTTCGTGGCTGGCCTGGATGAAGAAGGCAACTGGCTCTGGACCGCCCAGACCGATTCCAGGCTGGCCTTGGACCTGCTGGGCGCGGAGTTCGATCCCAAAGGAAACCTGCGGGTTACGGGATCCTGCTCCGGCGAGATGAGTTTCGGCGCCCTGTCGCCCTGA
- a CDS encoding flavin reductase family protein, whose amino-acid sequence MKQTDLTNAYGLVHLPAKVALAVTEKPGGGYNLITLEWFMRTSIQPPMFAISIGHSRFSHECLLENRFFNLVFPSVEMKPLCAMAGSTSGRDNDKFAQGAVETMPGKLRKLPVLKDAVAVFECEVTSQVRSGDHTIFVGEVRHCWANAGKELLVYS is encoded by the coding sequence ATGAAACAGACCGATCTGACCAACGCCTACGGCTTGGTGCATCTGCCCGCGAAAGTCGCCCTCGCCGTAACGGAAAAGCCTGGCGGCGGCTACAATCTTATCACGCTGGAATGGTTCATGCGAACCTCGATCCAGCCGCCCATGTTCGCCATCTCGATCGGCCACAGCCGCTTTTCGCATGAATGCCTGCTGGAAAACAGGTTTTTCAACCTGGTCTTTCCCTCGGTGGAGATGAAGCCGCTCTGCGCCATGGCCGGTTCCACCTCCGGCCGGGACAACGACAAGTTTGCCCAAGGAGCGGTGGAAACCATGCCTGGAAAACTGCGCAAGCTGCCGGTTCTCAAAGACGCGGTGGCGGTGTTTGAATGCGAGGTTACGTCCCAGGTGCGCAGCGGAGACCACACCATCTTTGTGGGTGAGGTCCGCCACTGCTGGGCGAACGCGGGCAAAGAACTGCTCGTTTACTCCTGA